In the Pithys albifrons albifrons isolate INPA30051 chromosome 3, PitAlb_v1, whole genome shotgun sequence genome, one interval contains:
- the LOC139669616 gene encoding acrosin-like — protein MASDHSSLLPDYDPTDVAYGPSEPSNGTAHGEGGTGVHPGAWPGIVSIQATWANGTWHMCSGSLINPKWVLTVAHCFFGAGDVSKWVVMIGATDLTAPGPEAELRHIQRLLVHQHYAPALARNNIALLELEEPLECSDYIQLGCVPDTNLRVSELRSCYIAGWRTTMDSALRPRLALQEAKVRLIDVQLCNSSRWYAGAVPPHDLCAGYPRGGIDTCQGDSGGPLVCKDNRADYFWLVGMTSWGRGCAGSKRPGIFTSTQHFHSWILLQMGLLPTVTAAPTSEPTPTSPTEQSPEPQCNSTPVETPIPMESRNCTGISYQRQLLGQFFNLLLELLRFLKGQKT, from the exons ATGGCTTCCGAccacagctccctcctgcccgACTACGACCCCACAGATGTTGCCTACGGCCCCTCGGAGCCTTCCAATGGCACAGCACATGGAGAGGGTGGCACTGGTGTCCACCCAGGGGCCTGGCCTGGCATTGTCAGCATCCAGGCCACCTGGGCCAATGGCACATGGCACATGTGCTCAGGGTCCCTCATCAACCCCAAGTGGGTCCTCACGGTCGCCCACTGCTTCTTTGGGGCCGG GGATGTCTCCAAATGGGTTGTGATGATCGGGGCCACCGACCTCACCGCGCCGGGCCCCGAGGCCGAGCTGCGGCACATCCAGAGGCTCCTGGTGCACCAGCACtatgcccctgccctggcacggaACAACATtgccctgctggagctggaggagcctcTGGAGTGCAGCGACTACATCCAGCTGGGCTGTGTGCCCGACACCAACCTGAGGGTCTCAGAGCTGAGATCCTGCTACATCGCGGGGTGGAGAACCACCATGGACAGTG CTCTCAGACCACGCCTGGCGCTGCAGGAGGCCAAGGTGCGGCTCATCGATGTGCAGCTGTGCAACAGCAGCCGCTGGTACGCGGGGGCCGTGCCCCCCCACGACCTGTGCGCGGGGTACCCGCGGGGCGGCATCGACACCTGCCAG ggggacagcGGGGGTCCCCTCGTCTGTAAGGACAACAGAGCTGACTATTTCTGGCTGGTGGGCATGaccagctggggaaggggctgtgctggatCCAAACGCCCCGGGATCTTCACCTCCACCCAGCACTTCCACAGCTGGATCCTGCTCCAGATGGGATTGCTCCCAACAGTAACAGCTGCTCCCACATCAGAGCCAACTCCTACCTCGCCCACCGAGCAGAGTCCAGAGCCACAGTGCAACTCGACCCCTGTGGAGACGCCAATCCCAATGGAATCGAGGAATTGTACTGGCATTTCATACCAAAGACAGTTACTGGGGCAATTCTTTaacctgctgctggagctcctgCGGTTCCTAAAGGGACAAAAAACTTGA